Proteins from a genomic interval of Spiroplasma endosymbiont of Lonchoptera lutea:
- a CDS encoding HNH endonuclease signature motif containing protein yields MDLDEKILQVWDNALSCFCSVNDCFSNHKLCGICRDTILYVVHESNQPNSRYAWNVDHIVPLSRGGSNHITNLQAVHIECNCNKRNY; encoded by the coding sequence ATGGATTTAGATGAAAAAATTTTACAAGTTTGAGATAATGCACTTTCTTGCTTTTGCTCTGTAAATGATTGTTTTAGTAACCATAAATTATGTGGTATTTGCCGAGATACAATACTTTATGTGGTTCATGAAAGCAATCAACCTAATAGTAGATATGCATGGAATGTGGATCATATCGTTCCGCTTTCTAGAGGAGGAAGCAACCATATTACAAATTTACAAGCTGTTCATATTGAGTGCAATTGCAATAAAAGAAACTACTAA
- a CDS encoding IS30 family transposase encodes MYKYLTIESIIAIKEYKSYGFSIRKIAKAIDYSKSTVHRVCKLLNQNLLPLEILNQVQKNKQNAGRKLIILTLTEINTINHLLITKNYALDIIADFLKKNKIKNISTKTLYNMFKTNRMGFDEKNLLRKGKNKPHKQKETRGRINNCKSIHERNLIIPNIKNIQEFGHLEGDTIVGKDHKSSIITLADIWSKTTIPLKTKNHKAESITQSIIKFISKLIPGTIKTITFDRGKEFSKWKLIEKNCNVKIYFADAGKPCQRGLNENNNGILRRYLPKSTDLSSYKQKDLNSIAFQINSTPRKSLSYKRPIDLIQLF; translated from the coding sequence ATGTATAAGTATCTGACTATTGAATCAATAATAGCAATAAAAGAATATAAAAGTTATGGATTTTCTATTCGTAAAATAGCAAAAGCAATTGATTATAGTAAATCAACTGTACACAGAGTTTGTAAATTATTAAATCAAAACTTATTACCATTAGAAATATTGAATCAAGTTCAAAAAAATAAACAAAATGCAGGTAGAAAATTAATAATTTTAACTTTAACAGAAATTAATACTATCAATCATTTGTTAATTACTAAAAATTATGCTCTTGATATAATTGCTGATTTTTTAAAGAAAAATAAAATAAAAAATATTTCAACAAAAACTTTATATAACATGTTTAAAACAAATCGAATGGGTTTTGATGAAAAAAATTTATTGAGAAAAGGCAAAAATAAACCTCATAAACAAAAAGAAACTAGGGGCAGAATTAATAATTGTAAATCTATTCATGAAAGAAATTTAATCATTCCAAATATTAAAAATATACAAGAATTTGGCCATTTAGAGGGAGATACTATTGTTGGTAAAGATCATAAAAGTTCTATTATTACTTTAGCTGATATATGATCAAAAACCACAATTCCTTTGAAAACTAAAAATCATAAAGCAGAAAGTATTACACAAAGTATAATAAAATTTATTTCAAAATTAATACCAGGAACAATTAAAACTATTACTTTTGATCGTGGTAAAGAATTTAGTAAATGAAAATTAATTGAAAAAAATTGTAATGTTAAAATTTATTTTGCAGATGCTGGCAAACCTTGTCAAAGAGGTTTAAATGAGAACAATAATGGTATTTTAAGAAGATATTTACCAAAATCTACTGATTTATCTTCATATAAACAAAAAGACTTAAATTCTATAGCATTTCAAATTAATTCTACACCCAGAAAATCATTATCTTATAAAAGACCAATAGATTTAATACAATTATTTTAA
- a CDS encoding transposase, producing MGNKISYSEEFKKQIVMLYKNDKSVINLRKEYNLPKPTIYSWIKNYNNSGSFKAKDNRTVEENELIYLRKENQQLRMENDILKQAALIIGKK from the coding sequence ATGGGAAATAAAATCTCATACTCTGAAGAATTTAAAAAACAAATTGTAATGCTATACAAAAATGACAAAAGTGTTATTAATTTAAGGAAAGAATATAATTTACCAAAACCAACTATTTATAGTTGAATTAAAAATTATAATAATTCTGGGTCATTTAAAGCAAAAGATAATCGCACTGTCGAAGAAAATGAATTAATTTACTTGCGAAAAGAAAACCAACAATTACGAATGGAAAATGACATTTTAAAGCAAGCAGCACTGATAATCGGGAAAAAATAA
- a CDS encoding IS30 family transposase encodes MYKYLTIESIIAIKEYKSYGFSIRKIAKAIDYSKSTVHRVCKLLNQNLLPLEILNQVQKNKQNAGRKLIILTLTEINTINHLLITKNYALDIIADFLKKNKIKNISTKTLYNMFKTNRMGFDEKNLLRKGKNKPHKQKETRGRINNCKSIHERNLIIPNIKNIQEFGHLEGDTIVGKDHKSSIITLADIWSKTTIPLKTKNHKAESITQSIIKFISKLIPGTIKTITFDRGKEFSKWKLIEKNCNVKIYFADAGKPCQRGLNENNNGILRRYLPKSTDLSSYKQKDLNSIAFQINSTPRKSLSYKRPIDLIQLF; translated from the coding sequence ATGTATAAGTATCTGACTATTGAATCAATAATAGCAATAAAAGAATATAAAAGTTATGGATTTTCTATTCGTAAAATAGCAAAAGCAATTGATTATAGTAAATCAACTGTACACAGAGTTTGTAAATTATTAAATCAAAACTTATTACCATTAGAAATATTGAATCAAGTTCAAAAAAATAAACAAAATGCAGGTAGAAAATTAATAATTTTAACTTTAACAGAAATTAATACTATCAATCATTTGTTAATTACTAAAAATTATGCTCTTGATATAATTGCTGATTTTTTAAAGAAAAATAAAATAAAAAATATTTCAACAAAAACTTTATATAACATGTTTAAAACAAATCGAATGGGTTTTGATGAAAAAAATTTATTGAGAAAAGGCAAAAATAAACCTCATAAACAAAAAGAAACTAGGGGCAGAATTAATAATTGTAAATCTATTCATGAAAGAAATTTAATCATTCCAAATATTAAAAATATACAAGAATTTGGCCATTTAGAGGGAGATACTATCGTTGGTAAAGATCATAAAAGTTCTATTATTACTTTAGCTGATATATGATCAAAAACCACAATTCCTTTGAAAACTAAAAATCATAAAGCAGAAAGTATTACACAAAGTATAATAAAATTTATTTCAAAATTAATACCAGGAACAATTAAAACTATTACTTTTGATCGTGGTAAAGAATTTAGTAAATGAAAATTAATTGAAAAAAATTGTAATGTTAAAATTTATTTTGCAGATGCCGGCAAACCTTGTCAAAGAGGTTTAAATGAGAACAATAATGGTATTTTAAGAAGATATTTACCAAAATCTACTGATTTATCTTCATATAAACAAAAAGACTTAAATTCTATAGCATTTCAAATTAATTCTACACCCAGAAAATCATTATCTTATAAAAGACCAATAGATTTAATACAATTATTTTAA
- a CDS encoding helix-turn-helix domain-containing protein — MGYKHLGIDERIYIENQLKFKVKISEIAKNLNRSISTINREVNRNKDNNHYFSLIAQNKAENRKQLHVYFHKFKNRELVKYVQQKLLYLNCKYKWDSFLK, encoded by the coding sequence ATGGGATACAAACATCTTGGCATAGATGAAAGAATTTATATTGAGAATCAATTGAAATTTAAAGTAAAAATTAGTGAAATAGCTAAAAATCTTAATCGAAGTATTAGTACTATTAATCGAGAAGTTAATAGAAATAAAGATAATAATCATTATTTTTCATTAATTGCACAAAATAAAGCAGAAAATAGAAAACAATTACATGTTTATTTTCATAAATTTAAAAATAGAGAATTAGTAAAATATGTACAACAAAAATTATTATACCTGAATTGTAAATATAAATGGGACAGTTTTTTAAAATAA
- a CDS encoding IS30 family transposase — protein MYKYLTIESIIAIKEYKSYGFSIRKIAKAIDYSKSTVHRVCKLLNQNLLPLEILNQVQKNKQNAGRKLIILTLTEINTINHLLITKNYALDIIADFLKKNKIKNISTKTLYNMFKTNRMGFDEKNLLRKGKNKPHKQKETRGKINNCKSIHERNLIIPNIKNIQEFGHLEGDTIVGKDHKSSIITLADIWSKTTIPLKTKNHKAENITQSIIKFISKLIPGTIKTITFDRGKEFSKWKLIEKNCNVKIYFADAGKPCQRGLNENNNGILRRYLPKSTDLSSYKQKDLNSIAFQINSTPRKSLSYKRPIDLIQLF, from the coding sequence ATGTATAAGTATCTGACTATTGAATCAATAATAGCAATAAAAGAATATAAAAGTTATGGATTTTCTATTCGTAAAATAGCAAAAGCAATTGATTATAGTAAATCAACTGTACACAGAGTTTGTAAATTATTAAATCAAAACTTATTACCATTAGAAATATTGAATCAAGTTCAAAAAAATAAACAAAATGCAGGTAGAAAATTAATAATTTTAACTTTAACAGAAATTAATACTATCAATCATTTGTTAATTACTAAAAATTATGCTCTTGATATAATTGCTGATTTTTTAAAGAAAAATAAAATAAAAAATATTTCAACAAAAACTTTATATAACATGTTTAAAACAAATCGAATGGGTTTTGATGAAAAAAATTTATTGAGAAAAGGCAAAAATAAACCTCATAAACAAAAAGAAACTAGGGGCAAAATTAATAATTGTAAATCTATTCATGAAAGAAATTTAATCATTCCAAATATTAAAAATATACAAGAATTTGGCCATTTAGAGGGAGATACTATCGTTGGTAAAGATCATAAAAGTTCTATTATTACTTTAGCTGATATATGATCAAAAACCACAATTCCTTTGAAAACTAAAAATCATAAAGCAGAAAATATTACACAAAGTATAATAAAATTTATTTCAAAATTAATACCAGGAACAATTAAAACTATTACTTTTGATCGTGGTAAAGAATTTAGTAAATGAAAATTAATTGAAAAAAATTGTAATGTTAAAATTTATTTTGCAGATGCCGGAAAACCTTGTCAAAGAGGTTTAAATGAGAACAATAATGGTATTTTAAGAAGATATTTACCAAAATCTACTGATTTATCTTCATATAAACAAAAAGACTTAAATTCTATAGCATTTCAAATTAATTCTACACCCAGAAAATCATTATCTTATAAAAGACCAATAGATTTAATACAATTATTTTAA
- a CDS encoding IS30 family transposase gives MTLGHWEGDTVVSSRGKSKSCLITLVERTSRFTLAILVENRTTKVINKNISHYLSILPNNLVKTITFDRGKEFANWQQLEKNLNVKIYFADAYSPWQRGTNENTNGLIREKFPKKFNFSNTTKNAVHKFILSLNQRPRKILNYLSPIEYLVRKII, from the coding sequence ATAACTCTTGGCCATTGAGAAGGTGATACTGTAGTATCATCACGAGGTAAAAGTAAATCATGTTTAATAACTTTAGTTGAAAGAACATCAAGATTTACTTTAGCAATATTAGTTGAAAATAGAACTACTAAAGTTATTAACAAAAATATTAGTCATTATTTATCAATTCTTCCAAATAATCTTGTTAAGACTATAACATTTGATAGGGGTAAAGAATTTGCTAATTGACAACAACTTGAAAAAAATTTAAATGTGAAAATTTATTTTGCTGATGCATATTCACCTTGACAAAGAGGTACTAATGAAAATACTAATGGTTTAATTAGAGAAAAATTTCCTAAAAAATTTAATTTTTCAAACACTACTAAAAATGCAGTTCATAAATTTATATTGTCTTTAAACCAAAGACCAAGAAAAATACTAAATTATCTTTCGCCAATCGAATATTTGGTTAGAAAAATAATTTAG
- a CDS encoding energy-coupling factor transporter ATPase, whose protein sequence is MRKKKKAHEKLETLTRKNNIALKVQDIEFKYRVSYPNAVDGVSFSINHGEYITIIGHNGSGKSTLSKIIIGVLKAQKGSIEIFGNLVTKENSQLISRKLGIVFQNPDNQFIGSTVRDDIAFGLENKCVDPKLMPDIIMKYSQMVGMESYLDHEPLLLSGGQKQRVAIASALALTPELIIFDEATSMLDPKGKREVKEIMVQLKELREKTIISITHDMDEIINADKVLVMNKGKVVRFGKPEEILKEVDFLRSIHLDIPFILKVSYGLKKYGVNIDETLYEEELVQQICQKK, encoded by the coding sequence ATGAGAAAGAAAAAAAAAGCCCACGAAAAATTGGAAACATTAACAAGAAAAAATAATATTGCTTTAAAAGTACAAGATATTGAATTTAAATATCGGGTGAGTTATCCTAATGCGGTAGATGGTGTTAGTTTTAGTATCAATCACGGCGAGTATATAACTATTATTGGTCATAATGGTAGTGGGAAATCAACTTTATCAAAAATTATTATTGGCGTTTTAAAAGCACAAAAAGGTAGTATTGAAATATTTGGTAATTTAGTAACTAAAGAAAATAGTCAATTAATTTCGCGTAAATTAGGAATTGTTTTTCAAAATCCGGATAATCAATTTATTGGTTCAACAGTTCGTGATGATATTGCTTTTGGTTTAGAAAATAAATGTGTTGACCCAAAATTGATGCCGGATATTATTATGAAATATTCACAAATGGTAGGGATGGAAAGTTATTTAGATCACGAACCATTATTATTATCAGGTGGTCAAAAACAACGCGTAGCGATTGCTTCGGCTTTAGCATTAACTCCAGAATTAATTATTTTTGATGAAGCTACTAGTATGTTAGACCCTAAGGGAAAAAGAGAAGTAAAAGAAATTATGGTGCAATTAAAAGAATTGCGTGAAAAAACAATTATTTCAATTACCCATGATATGGATGAAATTATTAATGCTGATAAGGTATTAGTAATGAATAAAGGAAAAGTTGTTCGTTTTGGTAAACCAGAAGAAATTTTAAAAGAAGTTGATTTTTTAAGAAGTATTCATTTAGATATTCCTTTTATTTTAAAAGTATCTTATGGATTAAAAAAGTATGGTGTTAATATTGACGAAACATTATATGAAGAGGAATTGGTACAACAAATATGTCAAAAAAAATAA
- a CDS encoding energy-coupling factor transporter ATPase encodes MSKKIIIDNPSNLIKFNNVSYIYAPKSPFQFQALKDVNLWIKDSIITAVVGSTGSGKSTLIQHMNGLLIPTAGQIIVGDFLIKAKQRKIKKQKLLRKSVGLVFQFPEYQLFEETIEKDIMFGPLNFGIKKDEARLRAAKYLELVGLGQEYLTRSPFDLSGGQKRRVAIAGILAIEGHTLILDEPTAGLDPDGEEELMKLFFKFNKQDKKRIILVTHNMDHVLQYADEVVVLKNGQLYHQSDPVSLFANAQLIKEINIEPPKIFHFLQKLKDNGFDTSNINARTVEDLVTQLAQRINSK; translated from the coding sequence ATGTCAAAAAAAATAATTATTGATAATCCATCGAATTTAATTAAATTTAATAATGTTAGTTACATTTATGCTCCTAAAAGTCCATTTCAATTTCAAGCCTTAAAAGATGTTAATCTGTGAATAAAGGATTCTATTATTACGGCGGTTGTTGGTTCAACTGGTAGTGGAAAATCAACTTTAATTCAACATATGAATGGATTGTTAATTCCAACAGCTGGGCAAATTATTGTTGGTGATTTTCTGATTAAAGCAAAGCAGAGAAAAATTAAAAAGCAAAAATTATTACGAAAATCAGTAGGGTTAGTTTTTCAATTTCCGGAATATCAATTATTTGAAGAAACAATTGAAAAGGATATTATGTTTGGTCCTTTAAACTTTGGAATTAAAAAGGATGAAGCCCGACTTAGAGCTGCTAAGTATTTAGAACTTGTGGGATTAGGTCAAGAATATTTAACGCGTTCGCCTTTTGATTTATCTGGTGGTCAAAAAAGAAGAGTAGCGATTGCTGGAATTTTGGCGATTGAAGGTCATACTTTAATTTTAGATGAACCAACAGCTGGGTTAGATCCTGATGGGGAAGAAGAGTTAATGAAGTTATTTTTTAAGTTTAATAAACAAGATAAAAAACGCATTATTCTTGTTACTCATAATATGGATCATGTTTTGCAATATGCCGATGAAGTTGTTGTTTTAAAAAATGGTCAATTGTATCATCAAAGTGATCCGGTTAGTCTTTTTGCTAATGCTCAATTAATTAAAGAAATTAATATTGAACCACCAAAAATTTTTCATTTTTTACAAAAGTTAAAAGATAATGGTTTTGATACTAGTAATATCAATGCTCGGACTGTTGAAGATTTAGTAACCCAATTAGCACAAAGAATTAATAGTAAGTAG
- a CDS encoding energy-coupling factor transporter transmembrane protein EcfT: MNISFGRYLPYNSLVHRLDPRIKMLSIIALIAAVFINTGFTGYILTGTVIISIFFISKLPLRLLFSLFKFVIFVTLVLLVLNFFLIKPEFNADKQPLWETVGLIYQPAKFKILIVSWKAILTALYISLRIYLMVLVTTILTSTTKPLDLTLALEDLMWPLKLIKIPVHIISIIISMALRMLPTLFEEAMRIKKAQASRGMDSKNGKFKDKIKSIVSLIIPLLVSSFQKAEDMAYAMDARGYDPHQKRTRFRQYRIGFLDVFILILILCFLALVVVLSTNIGSEWLNHCDVWKPMRYVDQFVWRLIEY, encoded by the coding sequence ATGAATATATCATTTGGACGGTATTTACCATATAATTCTCTTGTTCATCGCCTTGACCCTAGAATTAAAATGCTATCAATAATTGCTTTAATTGCAGCCGTTTTTATTAATACTGGTTTTACCGGTTATATTTTAACCGGAACAGTAATTATTAGTATTTTCTTTATTTCTAAATTACCATTGCGATTATTATTTTCTTTGTTTAAGTTTGTTATTTTTGTAACTTTAGTATTATTAGTATTAAATTTTTTTCTTATTAAACCTGAATTTAATGCGGATAAACAACCACTTTGAGAGACAGTGGGTCTCATATATCAACCAGCTAAGTTTAAGATTCTTATTGTGTCTTGAAAAGCGATTTTAACGGCATTATATATTTCATTAAGAATTTATTTGATGGTTTTAGTAACAACGATTTTGACATCAACAACAAAACCATTGGATTTAACATTAGCTTTGGAAGATTTAATGTGACCTTTGAAGTTAATTAAAATTCCTGTTCATATTATTTCAATTATCATTTCAATGGCATTAAGAATGTTACCAACTTTATTTGAAGAAGCAATGCGAATTAAAAAAGCACAAGCATCAAGAGGGATGGATTCTAAAAATGGTAAATTTAAAGATAAAATTAAGTCCATCGTTTCTTTAATTATTCCTTTACTAGTATCATCATTTCAAAAAGCTGAGGATATGGCTTATGCAATGGATGCTCGGGGTTATGACCCCCATCAAAAAAGAACGCGATTTCGTCAATATCGGATTGGATTTTTAGATGTATTCATTTTAATTTTAATTCTTTGTTTTTTAGCATTAGTGGTGGTGTTATCTACTAATATTGGTAGTGAATGATTAAATCATTGTGATGTTTGAAAACCGATGCGTTATGTTGATCAGTTTGTTTGACGCTTAATAGAATATTAA